One stretch of Microbacterium terrae DNA includes these proteins:
- a CDS encoding carbohydrate ABC transporter permease yields MAREKYRFNTPAGRVFDVFNVVLMIGIAIIALVPFVFVLAGSFATESELATRSFFLWPETFSLDAYEAIFTSPAFVRALVTTIAVTAVGTVVQLMLTATMAYPLSKSNLPGGRLILSLIVFTMVFSGGMIPTFLVVKDLGLLNNYWALILPMAINPFSLIIIKNFFQQLPNELEESAKIDGANELQTLWSIVLPLSKPVLATFALFYAVGIWNDFMSPLLYLNDNSMWTLQMFLRQVTVATDLSIVEQDPSQMPPAQGIKFAVIIVATLPIVLFYPFLQKHFAKGMLIGSVKG; encoded by the coding sequence ATGGCTCGCGAGAAGTATCGCTTCAACACGCCTGCGGGACGGGTCTTCGACGTCTTCAACGTCGTCCTGATGATCGGCATCGCCATCATCGCCCTCGTCCCGTTCGTGTTCGTGCTCGCCGGATCGTTCGCGACCGAGTCCGAGCTGGCCACCCGGTCGTTCTTCCTGTGGCCGGAGACGTTCTCGCTCGATGCGTACGAGGCGATCTTCACCAGCCCCGCGTTCGTCCGCGCCCTGGTCACGACGATCGCCGTGACGGCCGTCGGCACCGTGGTGCAGCTGATGCTCACGGCGACGATGGCCTACCCGCTCAGCAAGTCGAACCTGCCCGGCGGGCGCCTGATCCTCTCGCTCATCGTTTTCACGATGGTGTTCTCGGGCGGCATGATCCCGACATTCCTCGTGGTCAAGGATCTGGGTCTGCTCAACAACTACTGGGCGCTGATCCTGCCGATGGCGATCAACCCGTTCAGCCTGATCATCATCAAGAACTTCTTCCAGCAGCTGCCGAACGAGCTGGAGGAGTCGGCGAAGATCGACGGCGCGAACGAGCTGCAGACCCTGTGGAGCATCGTGCTGCCGCTCTCGAAGCCGGTGCTCGCCACCTTCGCGCTGTTCTACGCGGTGGGCATCTGGAACGACTTCATGTCGCCGCTGCTCTACCTCAACGACAACTCGATGTGGACGCTGCAGATGTTCCTGCGACAGGTGACCGTCGCGACCGACCTCTCGATCGTCGAGCAGGACCCGTCGCAGATGCCGCCCGCGCAGGGGATCAAGTTCGCGGTCATCATCGTGGCGACGCTGCCGATCGTGCTCTTCTATCCGTTCCTGCAGAAGCACTTCGCGAAGGGCATGCTGATCGGCTCGGTCAAGGGATGA